The nucleotide sequence AAATATGCTGCATATGGATGATATTGTAGACATATTAGGACTTGATATAGTTGGTGTAGTACCGGATGATGAGGAGATAGTGATCTCTACTAATAGAGGAGAGCCTGTTACTGTGAAAGCCTTAGCACCTTCTGGAAAAGCATATATGAATATTGCAGGTAGGATACAAGGAGAGGATATCCCATTTTTAAATATAGATGAAAAAAGAAGTTTTGCCAGTAAATTAAAAAACTTCTTTTCTAGATAGGCAGGGGGATAAATATGTTTGAAAAATTATTTGGAAGAAAAAAATCTAGTGCAGTAGCTAAAGACAGATTAAAATTAGTTTTAATCCATGATAGAAGATTGATCTCTAATACAGTTTTAAATGAGATGAAAGATGAACTAATTGGAGTTATCTCAAAGTATATAAAGATAGAACAGGGAGAAATCAACATTCAATTTGATGTAGAGACTGAAAATAGAAATAAGGGAGCACTAATAGTAAATGTTCCTGTAAAAGATATATTAAAAAAATAAATTTTTTATAAAAAGAGATTCGAAGCCTAGGCTTCGAATCTCTTTGGTTTTTAGTCACCTTTTTTGTTTACTACGAAGTTTAGTGGACAACCTTCGAATCCAAAGGCTTCTCTAAACTTATTCTCAATATATCTAACATATGAGAAATGTAATAATTCTGGATGGTTACAGAATATAACAAATTTAGGAGGTGCAGATGAAACTTGTGAGCAGTAGTTAACTTTGATAGCTCTACCTTTTCTAGTAGGAGGAGCATTAAGAACCATAGCTTCTTTCAATACAGTATTTAATAATCCAGTACTGATTCTCTTA is from Psychrilyobacter atlanticus DSM 19335 and encodes:
- the minE gene encoding cell division topological specificity factor MinE, with the protein product MFEKLFGRKKSSAVAKDRLKLVLIHDRRLISNTVLNEMKDELIGVISKYIKIEQGEINIQFDVETENRNKGALIVNVPVKDILKK